The following proteins are encoded in a genomic region of Fervidobacterium pennivorans DSM 9078:
- a CDS encoding homocysteine S-methyltransferase family protein: MEPLTRQKFSELLSQRVMFLDGAYGTELFKRGYIKNREPIELLNITNAKAVLSLQSDYVCAGVDFLLTNTFSANRHKLMKLGYDEYFKEINQSAVKIAKEATKVANKQVFVLGDISSVGEMIEPLGELKSKYVYNIFKEQVEVLVDVGVDGIIIETMSDIKEAKLAYLAARDVAPEIPVLVSMTFEENGVTVTGTSLEVYVALFNDLDVDAIGINCTLTPEKMVPLVKKLVALSKKPVFVEPNAGKPTLSADGKLTYKTTPEEFTIYIEDYVELGANIVGGCCGTGPEHIKYMVQHIGLKRPKARKVEELNVVTSRVHMFNVAPFLVVGERINASARKKLHNEIREFNFENVLKLAKSQEQEGAQVIDVNFGIESVLSEEHFSKAIVELDKIVSIPISFDIQYNEFLESALMEYPGRPLINSSKATKEELDKKIRLLKRYGGLLIVLAMGKEIPKTAEERYTLGKMAVEYLESQGIDRSRIFVDPLVLPIGANQDYNVTLETIKKLSSDGIKTMIGLSNFSFGMPNRDELNASFLALAMHSGLSGAILNTSEDATMKILRGMIRILGKESARISEEVKSSELVHLLLRGNLNDAEKHVLSFLDTLTPIEIIQTILAKAMEEIGNLYAENKIYLPHLILAAETSKPIFNKLLSMVAEKDSARLGRILLATVEGDIHDIGKKIVATVLESAGFEVIDIGKDVPASVILEKVKELKPDIVGLSAMMTTTVIQVGHVVKTLRDNGIEIPVIAGGASMNGELAKRFGSYYAKDAQEAVKLCKQILTNNQ; encoded by the coding sequence TTGGAACCCCTTACCAGACAAAAGTTTTCAGAACTCCTATCACAGAGAGTGATGTTCTTAGATGGTGCTTATGGTACAGAACTTTTCAAACGAGGATATATTAAGAACAGAGAACCCATTGAGTTACTCAACATCACCAATGCTAAAGCGGTTTTGTCACTGCAATCTGACTACGTTTGCGCAGGGGTTGATTTCCTACTTACAAACACTTTCAGTGCAAATAGGCATAAGTTAATGAAATTGGGATACGATGAGTATTTTAAGGAGATCAACCAATCTGCTGTAAAGATTGCGAAAGAGGCAACTAAGGTTGCCAACAAGCAGGTCTTTGTTTTAGGGGATATCTCTTCCGTTGGGGAAATGATAGAACCTCTTGGGGAACTGAAATCGAAATACGTATACAACATTTTCAAAGAGCAAGTTGAAGTCCTGGTTGATGTGGGCGTGGATGGTATCATTATCGAAACAATGAGTGATATAAAGGAGGCAAAACTTGCGTATTTGGCGGCAAGAGATGTGGCTCCAGAAATACCTGTATTGGTGAGTATGACTTTTGAAGAAAACGGCGTTACTGTAACAGGTACAAGTTTAGAAGTTTACGTTGCTTTGTTCAACGATTTGGATGTTGATGCAATAGGTATCAATTGTACGCTGACACCTGAAAAGATGGTTCCGCTTGTAAAAAAATTGGTTGCGCTTTCGAAAAAACCGGTTTTTGTTGAACCGAACGCGGGAAAACCTACTCTGTCCGCAGATGGAAAATTGACTTACAAAACCACCCCTGAAGAATTCACTATATACATCGAAGATTACGTTGAACTGGGTGCGAATATCGTAGGTGGATGTTGTGGTACAGGACCGGAACACATCAAGTACATGGTCCAGCATATTGGTCTGAAAAGACCAAAAGCTAGGAAAGTCGAAGAGCTGAATGTGGTTACAAGCAGGGTTCATATGTTTAACGTTGCACCATTCTTGGTCGTAGGGGAACGTATCAACGCATCCGCAAGAAAAAAACTGCATAATGAAATTCGAGAATTCAACTTTGAGAACGTTTTAAAACTTGCTAAATCCCAGGAACAAGAAGGAGCACAAGTAATTGATGTTAACTTTGGAATAGAATCCGTTTTATCAGAAGAACATTTTTCTAAAGCAATTGTTGAACTCGACAAAATTGTAAGCATCCCAATCTCTTTCGATATTCAGTACAACGAATTTTTAGAAAGTGCATTGATGGAGTACCCTGGAAGACCGCTAATTAATTCTTCCAAGGCAACAAAGGAAGAACTCGACAAGAAGATAAGGTTACTCAAAAGGTATGGTGGCTTACTGATTGTTCTTGCAATGGGTAAAGAGATACCAAAGACAGCAGAGGAACGGTACACATTAGGTAAAATGGCTGTAGAATATCTAGAAAGCCAAGGAATAGACCGTTCAAGGATTTTCGTTGACCCGTTGGTTTTACCCATTGGTGCAAACCAAGATTACAACGTAACACTTGAAACTATCAAAAAGCTCTCATCCGATGGAATAAAAACAATGATAGGACTTTCCAACTTCAGTTTTGGAATGCCAAACCGAGATGAATTGAATGCTTCATTCCTAGCTTTAGCAATGCATTCAGGATTATCAGGAGCGATCCTGAATACATCAGAAGACGCGACTATGAAAATTCTAAGAGGGATGATAAGAATTTTAGGAAAGGAAAGTGCTCGAATAAGTGAAGAAGTAAAAAGTAGCGAATTAGTACATTTGCTTCTTCGTGGTAACTTAAACGATGCGGAAAAACATGTACTGTCCTTCTTAGACACATTAACACCAATCGAGATAATTCAAACAATTCTTGCTAAAGCAATGGAAGAAATAGGCAACCTTTATGCTGAAAATAAGATTTATCTTCCCCATTTGATTCTTGCAGCAGAAACTTCGAAGCCCATATTTAACAAGCTACTTTCCATGGTAGCAGAAAAGGATTCTGCAAGGTTGGGCAGGATTCTTCTTGCGACAGTTGAAGGTGACATCCACGATATCGGAAAGAAAATAGTAGCAACAGTTTTAGAAAGTGCAGGATTTGAAGTAATTGATATAGGCAAGGATGTGCCGGCAAGCGTGATATTGGAAAAAGTTAAGGAATTAAAGCCAGATATTGTAGGCTTGTCAGCAATGATGACAACAACAGTTATTCAGGTTGGACACGTGGTCAAAACACTTAGAGATAACGGAATAGAAATTCCTGTCATAGCTGGTGGTGCTTCAATGAATGGAGAGCTTGCTAAGAGATTTGGAAGCTACTACGCAAAAGATGCCCAGGAAGCTGTCAAATTGTGCAAACAAATTTTGACTAATAACCAATGA
- a CDS encoding alkaline phosphatase family protein encodes MNIGDGLITPQYDKSIVNLVSTFLRHFKIQSNHPEYPLEGNFEGFFHNVKKIVIFLIDGMGYNKFLKINTNIGFRDIIKVSSVFPTTTVAAVTSWFTGKTPKEHGLLGYILYLREIGSITNMIEFTYPGVEGGIFSGLIKKRLHRLDNVFDVLKDKGFYGGVLTHANISNSGLSYLIHKNAHVMGYYYMGDLLATLKKKLVEDWQGILYIYWGHLDGLGHKKGPDSEAYEMEMTRMLLEIKKFAEEHLPSDTLLVITSDHGMVQIPSSTNYFLKPTDVFNRLLVSPPGGEMRMMYFYLVKKSNYEFLKNYFEENYPLSCVFLTSREAVDMGLFGPGRMHPELYNRIGDAIMITKANNAFTYLYSGGEERLSGMHGSLTEDEVFVPAVFIRT; translated from the coding sequence ATGAACATCGGTGACGGCTTAATTACTCCACAATACGACAAATCAATTGTCAATCTTGTTTCAACATTTCTCAGACATTTCAAAATTCAGTCAAACCATCCTGAATACCCCCTCGAAGGCAACTTCGAGGGGTTTTTCCACAATGTGAAAAAAATAGTGATATTCTTGATAGATGGAATGGGATACAATAAATTCTTAAAGATCAATACGAATATTGGATTCAGGGATATTATAAAGGTTTCAAGTGTTTTCCCAACGACAACTGTTGCTGCTGTAACGAGTTGGTTTACTGGAAAGACACCAAAAGAACACGGTCTTCTTGGCTACATTTTGTATCTACGAGAGATAGGTTCAATTACAAATATGATTGAATTCACATATCCAGGGGTAGAAGGAGGCATATTCTCTGGTCTCATCAAGAAACGGTTGCACAGATTAGATAATGTCTTTGACGTTTTGAAAGACAAGGGATTTTACGGAGGAGTTTTAACACACGCTAATATCTCCAACTCAGGTCTTTCTTATCTGATACATAAAAATGCACACGTGATGGGGTATTACTATATGGGAGATTTGTTAGCTACATTAAAAAAGAAGCTTGTTGAAGATTGGCAAGGGATTCTTTACATCTACTGGGGGCATCTGGATGGTTTGGGACACAAAAAAGGTCCGGACAGTGAAGCTTACGAAATGGAAATGACAAGGATGCTTTTAGAAATTAAGAAATTCGCCGAAGAACATCTACCGAGTGATACACTTCTTGTGATTACATCTGACCATGGTATGGTTCAGATACCAAGTTCGACAAACTATTTTTTGAAACCGACGGATGTATTCAACAGGCTCTTAGTGTCACCTCCAGGTGGAGAAATGAGAATGATGTATTTCTATTTAGTAAAAAAGAGCAACTACGAGTTTTTAAAGAACTACTTTGAAGAAAACTACCCTTTGAGTTGCGTGTTTCTAACAAGTAGAGAAGCTGTGGATATGGGACTTTTTGGACCTGGGAGAATGCATCCAGAGTTGTATAACAGAATAGGTGATGCTATAATGATAACGAAGGCGAATAACGCCTTTACATATTTGTACAGTGGTGGCGAAGAAAGACTTTCAGGCATGCACGGTAGCTTGACAGAAGATGAGGTCTTTGTTCCTGCAGTTTTTATAAGAACATGA
- the gltX gene encoding glutamate--tRNA ligase, translating into MVRVRFAPSPTGYLHVGGARTALFNWLFARKNKGKFILRIEDTDTERSTRESEQMIMNDLKWLGLFWDEGPDIGGEFGPYRQSERLKLYKEYAYELVKNGHAYFAVYDKDDPKNVLYTTTQEPKDGNPYTVVFKVPENEIVKFNDMLKGEIEFSTEHMDDFIILKSNGYPVYNFAVVIDDHLMGITHVLRGEDHISNTPKQILIYRAFGWEPPKFMHIPLILGADKTPLSKRHGATAVEHFRREGYLSKALVNYLAILGWSVDEEIFDYTQKIDSFTPDRISNKNVVFDYQKLEWVNGKHMRLLTVDELYTHFEEWRNFVGAEKRIPKEVLEICREKVNTLKQLYEFALPFVDEEYEYSQDYIEKFAKKPEAVSIIELALERFSSLENYDIQNVETTLREIAASLNIGTNKVFQTIRGALLGRLVTPGLFESIVVLGKEETIRRLQRTLDFIRKLS; encoded by the coding sequence ATGGTAAGAGTAAGATTTGCGCCAAGCCCGACTGGTTACCTACATGTAGGTGGAGCTCGAACTGCACTATTTAATTGGTTGTTTGCAAGGAAAAACAAGGGTAAATTTATCCTAAGAATAGAAGATACTGATACGGAAAGGTCAACGCGTGAGTCAGAACAGATGATAATGAACGATTTAAAATGGCTTGGTTTGTTCTGGGACGAAGGGCCAGATATTGGAGGTGAGTTTGGTCCCTACAGGCAAAGTGAGAGACTGAAACTGTACAAAGAGTACGCATACGAGTTAGTGAAAAATGGGCATGCTTACTTTGCTGTTTACGATAAAGATGACCCAAAAAACGTCCTTTACACAACAACTCAAGAACCAAAGGATGGAAACCCATACACCGTTGTTTTTAAAGTGCCGGAAAATGAGATTGTGAAATTCAATGATATGCTAAAAGGCGAGATTGAATTTTCAACGGAACACATGGATGATTTTATAATATTGAAGTCCAACGGATATCCTGTTTATAACTTCGCCGTTGTTATAGATGACCATCTGATGGGAATAACACATGTCCTTCGTGGAGAAGACCATATATCAAACACACCAAAACAAATACTCATCTACAGAGCATTTGGGTGGGAACCCCCAAAATTTATGCATATCCCTTTGATACTTGGGGCAGACAAGACACCTTTGAGTAAAAGACATGGAGCAACTGCGGTTGAACATTTCAGAAGGGAAGGATACCTTTCTAAAGCTTTGGTTAACTATCTTGCAATCCTTGGATGGAGTGTAGATGAAGAGATATTCGATTATACACAAAAGATAGATTCGTTCACCCCAGATAGGATTTCCAACAAAAATGTTGTATTTGATTATCAAAAACTTGAGTGGGTCAATGGAAAGCATATGAGATTACTTACGGTGGATGAACTCTATACCCATTTTGAGGAATGGAGAAATTTCGTTGGAGCCGAAAAACGGATTCCAAAAGAGGTCTTAGAAATATGCAGAGAGAAGGTTAATACCCTAAAACAGCTCTACGAATTTGCTCTGCCATTTGTTGATGAGGAATACGAATATTCGCAAGATTACATCGAAAAGTTTGCAAAAAAACCAGAAGCTGTTAGCATCATCGAATTGGCGCTCGAAAGGTTTTCAAGCTTGGAAAATTACGATATTCAAAATGTTGAAACAACGTTGAGGGAAATTGCTGCCTCACTCAATATCGGAACTAATAAAGTTTTTCAGACAATTAGAGGAGCATTACTTGGAAGGCTTGTTACTCCTGGGCTGTTTGAAAGTATAGTTGTACTTGGAAAAGAAGAAACAATTAGAAGGTTGCAAAGAACTCTTGATTTTATTAGAAAGCTAAGCTAA
- a CDS encoding J domain-containing protein: protein MTNAGGRKESKGCLGCVMSIVVFLFFISVLASIFEVLIPYGIFRFFPTLIRDFIVIVLIAFAFVTFIIISSLIKGKVKTQQRQQKTAEQNESCIQAEDENSREYQESSTHSFEINTKVDKLDIQEAFRILGLRPGASYTKVSERYYELVKKVNNMKISEAHRQIMLEELAKAYEVLTEHYSKMS from the coding sequence ATGACAAACGCCGGAGGTAGAAAGGAAAGTAAGGGTTGTTTAGGCTGTGTAATGTCAATAGTTGTTTTTCTGTTTTTTATCTCTGTACTAGCATCTATATTTGAGGTGTTGATACCTTACGGCATTTTTAGATTCTTCCCAACATTAATACGAGATTTCATAGTTATTGTACTTATAGCTTTTGCCTTTGTGACGTTTATCATAATATCTTCACTTATCAAAGGAAAAGTAAAAACTCAACAACGTCAGCAGAAGACTGCTGAACAAAATGAAAGTTGTATTCAAGCAGAAGACGAGAATAGTAGAGAATATCAAGAAAGTTCAACACATTCGTTTGAAATCAACACAAAAGTGGATAAGTTAGATATTCAAGAAGCATTTAGAATTCTTGGGTTGCGTCCCGGCGCGTCTTATACAAAAGTGAGCGAGAGATACTATGAGCTCGTCAAGAAAGTAAATAACATGAAAATTAGCGAGGCACATAGGCAAATAATGCTTGAAGAACTGGCAAAGGCGTACGAGGTACTAACGGAACACTATTCGAAAATGAGTTGA
- a CDS encoding ABC transporter permease subunit: MVRKERKWLTHIILIIVSIVVLFPIVWVVSTSLRRDNAAFSTKLFSSRMTLQNYIDLIAPEKNGPRLVSDMDALILMAPPHDKITVERAKELFQRDVERFKRYIQETEQLKKEIDNAIAYLNDYFEKNSQTIIKSYIADIDNIIKELQFEKPKKYLEVAAYELYSQGEDLSTIPEVDPYAGQRDWEDMIGKRKMRLEELSSEKMALKNAIEPLEKTYQTYQSQYLSLAKTIRSFLVPQLKEYSLVLKSAVDLLEAAKVSNVLAESLPEEDIILERFKTTLEQIKDVQLSVQKFDDLKDIYEALSEFQDGYNQVMDKWAQATNKDKAPFADFLNTIDVFTTRIASTINETVSLMNRLNNVTGEMLQLQTEITKYKNSYAKIEEEISKTSAELTKAYELLHDSLLYLKAKLAITQLERIKALVANVKLPAQLQMLNIQSKRIFGITTDVASMITDQKKQSKIRKIASKLDWPGTAKDMFTNYNIFLQNYEPFISDLKIYLADIEIQGPKFMPVSKTGVKVRPVAMERLTDTVLSVYRNNVVPNMNVMSRKSSELSDKLNIKELSASLKKLDGAAFRIDQIWQRKPDHYMLRWIMNSVIVSLSVAIIITAVTALAAYPFSRMRFKGRKYGIMALLLIQMFPAIMYMIAIYTFLSFAGKYIPGFGLNKLSGLIFAYLGGIAYNMYLIKGYYDTIPDSLEEAALIDGATRWQTFVKIVLPLASPILAVIVILTFMGTFNEFVLARIILQDVKQYTYAIGLYTFSTGPFETQWGLFTAAAMIGMVPMVILFLLMQKYIVGGLVKGAVKG; this comes from the coding sequence ATGGTTCGAAAAGAAAGAAAATGGCTCACCCATATCATCCTCATAATAGTCTCCATAGTTGTCTTATTCCCAATTGTCTGGGTTGTTTCCACGTCCTTAAGACGTGACAATGCTGCGTTCTCAACAAAATTGTTTAGTAGTAGAATGACTCTTCAAAACTACATAGATCTTATAGCACCTGAGAAAAATGGACCAAGATTGGTTTCTGATATGGACGCGCTTATTCTTATGGCACCTCCTCATGATAAAATTACGGTCGAAAGAGCAAAAGAACTTTTCCAACGCGATGTTGAGAGATTCAAGAGGTATATCCAAGAAACCGAACAATTGAAGAAAGAAATAGACAATGCAATTGCGTATCTTAATGATTATTTTGAGAAGAATTCGCAAACGATTATAAAATCTTATATAGCCGATATAGACAACATCATTAAAGAACTTCAATTTGAAAAACCAAAAAAATACCTGGAAGTCGCTGCTTATGAATTGTACTCACAAGGCGAGGATTTAAGCACAATACCAGAAGTTGACCCATACGCTGGTCAACGAGATTGGGAAGATATGATAGGTAAAAGAAAAATGCGACTAGAAGAATTAAGCAGCGAAAAGATGGCATTGAAGAATGCTATTGAACCTCTGGAAAAAACATATCAAACATATCAAAGTCAATATCTAAGTCTTGCTAAAACAATTCGTTCTTTCTTAGTCCCACAACTAAAGGAATACTCCTTAGTTCTCAAATCTGCTGTTGATTTGCTCGAAGCAGCAAAGGTTTCTAATGTTTTGGCAGAATCATTACCAGAAGAAGATATAATACTAGAACGTTTCAAAACAACACTTGAACAGATAAAAGATGTCCAGTTAAGTGTTCAGAAATTTGATGATTTGAAAGATATCTATGAAGCGTTATCGGAATTCCAAGACGGATACAACCAGGTCATGGACAAATGGGCACAGGCAACAAATAAGGATAAGGCACCATTTGCCGATTTCTTGAATACAATAGATGTTTTTACAACGAGAATAGCAAGTACGATAAATGAAACTGTAAGCTTAATGAACAGATTAAATAATGTAACCGGAGAAATGCTACAACTACAAACGGAAATAACGAAATACAAAAACAGTTACGCTAAGATAGAAGAAGAAATCAGCAAAACCAGTGCTGAGCTTACAAAAGCTTACGAGCTTTTACATGATTCATTGTTGTATCTAAAAGCAAAACTTGCAATTACCCAGCTTGAAAGAATAAAAGCTTTAGTCGCTAACGTGAAACTCCCAGCTCAACTGCAAATGCTTAACATTCAATCCAAGAGGATATTTGGAATTACGACAGATGTAGCAAGCATGATAACTGACCAAAAAAAACAAAGTAAGATTAGAAAAATAGCTTCTAAGCTCGATTGGCCAGGTACTGCAAAAGATATGTTTACGAACTACAACATCTTCTTACAAAACTACGAACCTTTCATAAGTGACTTAAAGATTTACCTCGCGGATATAGAAATTCAGGGTCCCAAGTTTATGCCTGTTTCGAAGACAGGTGTAAAGGTCAGACCTGTTGCTATGGAACGTTTAACTGACACTGTACTATCTGTATATAGGAACAACGTAGTACCTAATATGAATGTTATGTCGAGAAAATCATCAGAATTGTCGGATAAGTTGAATATTAAAGAACTTTCAGCGAGCCTGAAAAAACTCGATGGAGCAGCGTTTAGGATTGACCAAATTTGGCAAAGAAAACCGGACCACTACATGTTGAGGTGGATTATGAACAGTGTCATTGTCTCACTCAGTGTTGCAATTATAATAACTGCGGTAACTGCTCTGGCAGCGTACCCATTCAGTAGAATGAGGTTTAAAGGGCGAAAGTATGGAATTATGGCATTGTTGCTCATTCAAATGTTCCCAGCAATTATGTACATGATTGCTATTTACACATTCTTATCGTTTGCCGGAAAGTATATTCCAGGGTTTGGGTTGAACAAACTATCTGGTTTGATATTTGCTTATCTTGGTGGTATTGCATATAATATGTACCTTATAAAGGGTTACTACGATACTATTCCGGATTCGTTAGAAGAAGCAGCTTTGATTGATGGTGCAACAAGATGGCAGACGTTTGTAAAAATTGTTCTCCCCTTAGCTTCTCCGATTCTTGCGGTTATCGTTATCCTTACGTTCATGGGCACATTTAACGAATTCGTCCTTGCGAGGATCATATTACAAGATGTTAAACAGTACACATATGCTATAGGTTTGTACACGTTCTCGACAGGCCCGTTTGAAACACAATGGGGATTGTTTACAGCAGCTGCAATGATAGGCATGGTGCCAATGGTGATTCTCTTCTTGTTGATGCAAAAATATATTGTCGGTGGGCTTGTGAAAGGAGCAGTTAAAGGATAA
- a CDS encoding alanyl-tRNA editing protein has translation MKIQSVHKNDKLEIVKIEEKNGKCYAYALSSPFYPDGKGGQLGDRGKIGNVDVLAVSERDGFVVHELSGIIEPGIYNVQINQLRRKDIAQQHTAQHILSAAFIEVAEIETVSFHMGEEYSTIDLDIPYVEPEVIEETEDLTNRIVQSCTQVEEILTDVEGAKAFELRKPLSDKIKGEVRLIKIANLDISACGGFHVDNTGEIGVVKIIDLEKVKGNLTRVYFVAGERAIRYFRKYNNVLKSLSRQLTSSIDELNQRVEKILDELREKSSLLSKVSQDYAELLKRTIENSDFVYLEGYTEVGNFLSKIVGNQFLVFYDGSKYIIGSKKYDVRNFVKALIEKFGGKGGGKEEFANYIPNRKLSATDFEAVFSEVYNK, from the coding sequence TTGAAGATTCAAAGCGTGCACAAAAACGATAAATTAGAGATTGTCAAAATCGAAGAAAAGAATGGTAAATGCTACGCGTACGCTCTTTCATCACCATTTTATCCTGATGGAAAAGGTGGACAACTTGGAGATAGGGGAAAAATCGGCAATGTCGATGTATTAGCAGTAAGTGAAAGAGATGGTTTTGTTGTACATGAACTTTCCGGAATAATTGAACCAGGTATATACAATGTGCAAATCAACCAACTTCGTAGGAAAGATATTGCACAACAACATACTGCGCAGCATATATTGTCGGCAGCTTTCATAGAAGTTGCTGAAATTGAGACTGTTAGTTTTCACATGGGCGAAGAGTATTCAACTATAGATTTGGACATACCTTATGTGGAACCAGAGGTTATCGAGGAAACGGAAGATTTGACGAACAGGATTGTTCAATCGTGCACGCAGGTAGAGGAAATATTAACAGATGTTGAAGGAGCTAAAGCTTTTGAATTGAGAAAACCTTTGAGCGACAAGATAAAAGGTGAGGTGAGGTTGATAAAAATAGCGAACTTAGATATCTCGGCGTGCGGAGGGTTTCATGTTGACAATACCGGTGAGATAGGTGTTGTAAAGATTATAGATCTGGAAAAAGTAAAAGGTAACCTCACAAGGGTGTATTTTGTCGCAGGGGAGAGGGCTATAAGATATTTCAGAAAGTACAACAATGTGCTGAAGAGCCTTTCAAGGCAATTAACTTCTTCAATCGATGAACTGAACCAGCGTGTTGAAAAGATACTCGATGAACTTCGGGAAAAAAGTTCGTTGCTTTCAAAAGTTTCACAAGACTATGCTGAATTATTAAAACGAACTATTGAAAACAGTGATTTTGTCTACCTGGAAGGTTACACAGAAGTCGGAAACTTCTTGTCGAAAATTGTTGGCAACCAGTTCTTGGTTTTCTACGATGGTAGCAAGTACATCATCGGTTCAAAAAAGTATGACGTCCGGAACTTTGTAAAAGCGTTAATTGAAAAGTTTGGAGGAAAGGGCGGAGGAAAAGAAGAGTTCGCGAATTACATACCAAACAGAAAGTTGTCAGCAACAGATTTTGAGGCTGTTTTTTCCGAAGTCTACAACAAATAG
- the fliQ gene encoding flagellar biosynthesis protein FliQ, which produces MTLEVFLDIVKHGIQLLLMLITPPLLVSLAVGILISIFQAATQIHEQTLTFAPRIIVVFLTLMFLFGWMIENMLDFIRDILEKYMSMI; this is translated from the coding sequence ATGACACTCGAGGTTTTCTTGGATATAGTGAAACACGGTATTCAGCTTCTTTTAATGCTTATAACTCCCCCTCTGCTTGTTAGTCTCGCAGTTGGTATTTTGATTAGTATCTTCCAAGCTGCTACTCAAATTCATGAGCAGACATTGACCTTTGCACCACGTATCATTGTTGTTTTTTTGACCCTTATGTTTTTGTTTGGTTGGATGATAGAGAATATGTTAGATTTTATAAGAGATATCCTCGAAAAATACATGTCTATGATTTAA